The proteins below come from a single Mya arenaria isolate MELC-2E11 chromosome 8, ASM2691426v1 genomic window:
- the LOC128242854 gene encoding enoyl-CoA delta isomerase 2-like — protein sequence MAAPVTRVLSVRLFHQVKGLRYPLLKQAIHTSVCTMGAYDAEFNKAKERLNSLKEDPGNDVKLKIYGLFKQATVGKCNTPKPGMLDMVGKYKWSAWNELGNMSQDDAQKEYISLVDSLAGSEEAAPESAPGGEGKYQTLLINNTGGVYNITLNRPTKKNAITVQMYEELILALKEAGEDKSVVLATMTGSGDYYCSGNDLGNFMNITPDKIKEMAVNAGDLLQRFVSAFIDFPKPLIGLINGPAVGVSVTVLGLFDAVYASDRATFHTPFSALGQSPEGCSSYVFPRLMGAAKASELLLFNKKISAAEAYNRNLITAVIPDDVFVKETQATIQAIAKLPRESMAFSKVLIRSAEKAQLHAVNKEECEVLIGRWQSQECMNAIMSFFTQKTAKL from the exons ACTGTTTCATCAAGTGAAAGGACTGAGATATCCGTTATTAAAGCAAGCCATTCACACAAGTGTCTGTACCATGGGCGCCTATGATGCCGAATTCAACAAAGCAAAGGAAAGACTGAACTCTTTAAAAGAAGATCCAGGGAATGATGTTAAACTAAAAATATACGGATTGTTCAAACAG GCTACAGTGGGGAAATGTAACACCCCGAAACCTGGAATGTTGGATATGGTAGGCAAGTACAAGTGGAGTGCCTGGAATGAGCTTGGTAACATGTCACAG GATGATGCCCAGAAAGAGTACATATCCCTTGTGGATTCCCTGGCAGGGTCGGAGGAGGCGGCTCCCGAGTCAGCCCCAGGGGGTGAGGGCAAGTACCAGACCCTTCTCATTAACAACACAGGGGGGGTGTACAATATCACACTCAACAGACCCACCAAGAAGAACGCCATCACCGTACAG ATGTATGAAGAGCTGATCTTGGCCTTGAAGGAGGCAGGGGAAGACAAGTCTGTTGTCCTGGCAACTATGACTG GGTCCGGAGACTACTACTGCAGCGGCAATGACCTTGGGAACTTTATGAACATTACGCCAGACAAGATCAAAGAGATGGCTGTCAACGCCGGGGACCTGCTACA ACGGTTTGTGTCAGCCTTTATAGACTTCCCCAAGCCATTGATAGGTCTGATAAATGGACCAGCTGTGGGTGTTTCTGTCACAGTTCTTGGACTATTTGATGCTGTGTATGCCAGTGACAGG gcaACATTTCACACCCCATTCTCCGCACTGGGACAATCTCCAGAAGGCTGCTCCTCCTATGTATTCCCCCGTCTAATGGGAGCCGCCAAGGCCAGCGAACTGCTACTCTTCAATAAGAAGATTTCTGCAGCTGAGGCGTACAACCGTAACCTGATAACTGCTGTGATACCGGACGATGTGTTTGTGAAAGAGACACAGGCTACAATACAAGCCATTGCAAAGCTACCTCGAGAG AGTATGGCATTTTCCAAGGTCCTTATACGAAGTGCAGAAAAAGCCCAGCTGCATGCAGTGAACAAGGAGGAGTGCGAGGTCCTGATTGGTCGATGGCAGTCCCAGGAGTGTATGAACGCTATCATGAGCTTCTTCACACAGAAAACTGCCAAGTTGTAA
- the LOC128243887 gene encoding cytochrome P450 2U1-like: MDNISDLILFVWKYIIYELNLTTILLALTSVLVILNIRRRPGLPPGPRLFPIVGNLLSLSPTKMIQTLRGFRERYGDIYSLYIGNEIVIFLNGYEAIYNAAVKRGGQFLHRPPSVLQKIGMNRTGIIYSNGNLWKEQKSFVQKNLHALFIKNGAQNMEFIIGNEVDVLLNEIELAGDGDLDPAECVHTCALNVMFQITHGRRFSTDVKDLKEFALDIQAIAKHVAKMQLLANCFPFLVKLPWDLLESKRRLELVKKTHDYTRQFVGPYQADREHTNLADAFNEHIHKQTSVKGENTFTEDQREDTLTDFIAAGGDTTATAIMWTIVHLVRNPSVQENMYKEIVNVLGYGHKPSYSERKSLPYTEAVILEGLRIGETTALALPHSVITETAFNGYVFPKDSTVIFNLESVLKDPDIWNEPERFDPERFLNHDRSEVLVPKEFIPFLTGPRSCLGDIVAKMEVFDVISALVMTFKLVPKSDGRLPETRGEMGITFRPQPFEMRFQKRDIAL; the protein is encoded by the coding sequence ATGGATAATATTTCAGATCTAATTCTGTTTGTTTGGaagtacattatttatgaattaaaCTTAACGACTATCCTGCTTGCACTGACGTCGGTTTTAGTTATTCTTAATATCCGCCGACGACCGGGATTGCCGCCGGGACCTCGTTTGTTTCCGATCGTTGGGAATTTGTTGAGTCTTTCTCCGACGAAAATGATCCAGACTTTAAGGGGATTTCGTGAAAGGTATGGTGATATTTATAGTCTGTACATAGGGAatgaaattgtaatatttttgaaCGGCTATGAGGCCATCTACAATGCGGCGGTTAAGAGAGGCGGGCAGTTCCTGCATAGACCTCCGTCCGTCTTGCAGAAGATCGGGATGAATAGAACGGGTATCATATATAGCAACGGGAATCTATGGAAAGAACAGAAATCCTTTGTGCAGAAGAACTTACACGCCCTATTTATCAAAAACGGGGCACAAAATATGGAATTTATCATAGGCAATGAAGTTGATGTTCTACTCAACGAGATAGAACTCGCTGGCGACGGTGACCTCGATCCTGCCGAATGTGTCCACACTTGTGCGTTGAATGTAATGTTTCAGATCACGCATGGACGCAGGTTTTCAACCGATGTCAAGGACTTAAAGGAATTTGCTCTTGATATTCAAGCGATCGCAAAACACGTCGCCAAAATGCAGTTACTTGCAAACTGTTTTCCATTTCTGGTAAAACTTCCGTGGGATCTGCTAGAGTCCAAAAGAAGACTAGAACTTGTGAAGAAGACACACGATTACACAAGACAGTTTGTAGGCCCATACCAGGCCGATCGCGAACATACCAATCTCGCAGACGCATTTAATGAGCACATTCATAAACAAACGTCCGTAAAAGGCGAGAATACTTTCACGGAAGATCAAAGAGAAGACACATTAACCGACTTCATCGCCGCCGGAGGTGACACAACCGCAACTGCCATAATGTGGACTATTGTCCATCTAGTACGAAATCCTTCTGTCCAGGAAAACATGTACAAAGAGATTGTCAATGTTCTTGGATACGGCCACAAACCTTCGTACAGCGAACGTAAGAGCTTGCCGTACACGGAGGCTGTGATATTGGAAGGACTAAGAATTGGTGAAACGACCGCGCTTGCGCTTCCGCATAGCGTTATAACGGAAACAGCGTTCAATGGCTACGTTTTCCCAAAAGACTCAACTGTGATATTCAACTTAGAATCAGTATTGAAAGATCCAGATATCTGGAACGAGCCAGAACGTTTTGACCCGGAAAGGTTTTTAAATCATGACAGATCAGAAGTATTAGTGCCAAAGGagtttattccatttctaaCAGGGCCTCGGTCGTGTCTCGGTGACATAGTGGCGAAAATGGAAGTGTTTGATGTGATCTCAGCCCTAGTGATGACATTTAAACTGGTTCCAAAATCTGACGGTCGTCTTCCGGAGACGAGAGGCGAAATGGGTATTACCTTTAGACCTCAGCCTTTTGAAATGCGATTTCAAAAGCGCGATATTGCATTATAG